The sequence cagaatcagCAGATGACATGACACCCCAAATCATGACCGACCGGGGAAACTTCAGACCCGACTTCAAGGAACATTCTATGCCTCTccgctcttcctccagactctgagaccttaatttctaaatgaaatgcagaatttactttcatGTGAAACcaggactttggaccattgagcaacagtccagttcctTTTCTCCTCAGCCCAGGTAAGATGCCTGTAGCCCATGTGTAGCATTCGTCTCTGAGTAGTAGCTCTGGATGCTCCCCCAAATACTGGAATGGATTTCACTCGACACTCCTCTCAGTACCGCGGTTCTCCATGTTGCTGGTGCTCCTTTTGCAaacacacttcttccttccactcaattttaaAGGACAGAGACACCAGATCATTTGGCTTCTGTAACCGCCCTAATGTTTAATAATGTCATGCCTCTTGGTTATGTGTTTTATGTATATAGTTTTGTTGTTTGGATTTGTTGTACGAGTTATGCTGCCGTCTTGGCCAGGTCACCCTTGAAAAAGAGGCTTTTAATCTCAATAAGTTATTagcctggttaaataaaggacaCATACCCTTGATTTTCTGTTAACTTGGATCCAGAACTGTGAAccaccagcttcttcagccatgaccttttgtggcttcccctccttgtgaagggtgtcgatgactgtcttctggacatctgctgagtcagcagtcttcccagTGACTGTGTCGCCTACTGACCCACTGAGAGAGACCGATTCGGGTGAGACACCATGAGTGTCTAATGATGAACCTTTTCCACAGTATTCTAGTTCTCTGAGACACttaatttggggttttcatcatctgtcagccataatcatcagaattacaagaaacaaatgACGCATAATGACTGAGTTGTACTTTCTGAGGCGACTTGTCTCAGAAAATAGTGCACTGTTATGCAATActccattttttctttttagatataACTGTATAGTTGGACCGCAAATGATATTGCTTGGTATCAAAGatagtttgtttgtgtttacatTGTCCTTTATATTATCTTACtaaagaagatgcagaaaacgtGATACAAGACTTGATCAGTGtacgtgacaaaaaacaaaacaaaacgcaGGTTTGGTAACCGACCTTCACTGTACAGATGCATTATGCAACAAAGATGCATACATATTTAATGTGCGCTGTTGCTGGTTAGTATTTTACAACGTGCCATTATATCCAAGTACAACAGGGTCAGGATTACAACACGTACATTTAACCAGAGGATGTTATAAATACTGTTAGTGGAAAAtacatgccttttttttattaatccagTATATTTGTCATCTTGTGTAAAGGTTTGGCTGTAAGGGGAAGAGTCAGGTCAAGCTGTCGGCTAATGTTTCGTTCTCCATGGAGCTCGATGTCGCACCGTTTCTATCCAGCTCAGCGAGGGGCGTGTCCTCGTACCACCTGTATGCTGTCGTGGTGAGTTATCAAACAGGCAGCAATAAGTCGTACCACCTCAGTTATCCTTTggcagctgctgatgttttgaTATGCTACGTCAGTGGTGTCCAACGTGTGGATCTGATGCAGCAGGACAGTCTTTGTAATTTTCTTACAATAAGGTTATAAATGTATGGAACTTAAAAGGTGCAAATCcacgttttacatttttttttttatttatatgtcagtaactcactctggttgcatacaaagtttttatgaaagattatcgcGTCCTGCTTGCGTGTTAGTTATTTTGccgttttacgctttgtttttgtttatttataatagcaacggaagtacaacactgcacGTGCGCAGCAGGGCATaaaccaggaagcagctaacggctattagcatctcccagcaaagtgtggaaacaatggtccaagatccaatGGGgggggacaaacaaaaagagtCCAAAAGGAAAAAGACAAGAATAACAATGGGAatacagtctgaacgttggtgttcactgaagcagaagcTAAAGCTAAGCTGCTgggatgtgactgcagagtcgATTGATGTGAGCAAATGTTCTGATTTATACTGTGATCATAGTAATATATagttaaaaacattataaatagatcgATTGATTGGCccttaccttgatgctgtgtcctTATTTCGTTTATGAATGGGAAATTAATTTCTCtttgatgttctgatatgagccTCAGAGTTGCTGCTAgatcggtgtatttaattaataacggttggtcatCAATCATGACGAGCGGCCACTTTACCGTGAGGCATTTAAGTGGGTAAGACTCAGTTCGGCATTATTATTCATAGggctttattaatttttatttcattaattatgctttctgatagttctgcaatactgccaGCAGATGGCGCCACATtagtttatatctgctcatcgtgCCCGGTGCTGGGGTTCtctttaggctcaaaaaggactatcaataCACAATCATGGACACTTGGTGTAAATAACCTTATtgtatcatgatcaaacggtttttggtctttttattaggcatataatgtggctatatacctttaaatggAAGGTGTTTGTCATAAGTTTCTGTTCCAACAGCCATGTACTATTTTTGTTTGATACCAACATCATGacaatttgagcaggtaaaatttatagaatttacaataataatgtttttaatttggtgATTCTGGCCCTTGACaccaaaagtttggacagcACTGCGTTAGACCAGTGATAATAGATGGCACCTAAATATGAATCAACACTAAAAAACTATTAACAATTAACTAAGAAAGTCAGatattaatgttaataaaataaaataataataattctacaGTTTCTATAataaatgcccccccccccccaaaccaaTCCAAACCTGGGGATCAAATATCATGTTTACAGATTTCTCAAGACTTTACAAGGAACCAAAACATTGTCAGGACAAAATcatacatatacattttatgaGTTGCGTCCCtcttaataaagtatttccTTTGAGTTGGTGTggaaataagataaaaaagaatCCCAACAAATGAACTCTTACTTTGTCCCCCTGCAGAACCACACGGGTCACCTGGACATGGGTCACTACACGGCTCTGTGCTACAACTCCCTGCTGGAGACGTGGCACTGCTTTGACGATGCTCTCGTCAGGGAGGTGCAGGAGAGACTCGTGCAGTCGCCCAACGCCTACGTTCTCTTCTACAGCGACAAGCCGTTCTAGCAGCCGAGGATCCCAGGACTCTTCAGGCGTCcatcctgaaagaaaaataatgtctTGCCAAATAAACGCTGCTTGTTGTCTCAACAGGCTCCTCCACGGCGTGAAGGAAAATTCAGAGCCAACCGAAGTTAAAGCTTTTCTTACTGATCGAGTCGACAAAAAAGGCACAATTTATTTGAAGCCGTTTTAATAAATAGTCATACAAGTTGGCTCGAGGTTAATATAATCATTGTTAAGCAATTTGTATTTAGAGCATTAAGAATtaaagaatgaatgaaaaaaaaaaagataatttcatGCTaggccaaaaaacaaaaaaagttcacTCAGAAGTAGCTAAACGCTTTGACTACAGATCTCCGCTCCGTTCAGAAGCAACAACAGTCCCGTTTGCCATTTCTCCCGTAAATCATTtggtcagtcagtcagtcacaAAACTGATGCACCCAAGTCTTCATGTTGTCAGGCtcagtagaagaaaaaaaacaacaaaaaaaaaaacacaacaaaatataaaataagtgaataaaatcaaaatagcTATCCCAGTAAGTCTCCCTCTTCATAGTGTTTGAATATGATAAGTCTGAAGGTCAACCTAACCTTCCAGAAACAGGTTGAGTGTCATTGGCTGGAGTGAGAAGACAGACGAGATCCCAGCATCAGTGTCGCTTTAAAGCTCTACATTAACAACTTAAAGCGGTTGCATATTTAATGTGCAAGAATGTGGTTAATATGAACAAGCAACAGCTAGAGTTCcctccaaaacaaacaaacaaaaaaaaaaaaaaaatcagtctctCCCATTGCCTTTAAACAACAGGATACACAGTTAGAGCCCAAAAGCACATGGTCTGTCCTCGTTTCTATGGTCATGTTTTGCTGGCTGCTACtattaagcaaaaaaaattataatttggtcaagagacaaaaacctttttgccttgaattatttacactgaaacattttttttagtgatCCTCAGCACTGCTAAGAACGTACATGCCATCTAACTGTTGATCCCGCGAACGCCGCCCGCTGCCGGCGCAAACCGATCGAGTCGGCTGTCGGCGCTAAAAAACACAACTATGACAAAAGAAGGCAGGTTAATATTTAGTCTGTGGGCGATCAGTAATGTGTACAGGCAGCATCATTTTAACAGCTAAAGGGTCCTCTAGTTGCTGAAGCGTTGCGGTGTGCCTCCACCATTCGCTCGTCGGCATCCCAAAGTCGCTGGCGGCGTCGAGCCCTCCTTGTCCACGCAACACGGCCCACTACCCACACCCTATGAGCGCCGGGCTCTTCCCACAGCTGAGATTTTGTACTGAAAAGAAGCTCTAGCCTTAAGCGACGCTGCTGTGGTGGTGATTTCTACCGCTCGTGTCTCACGCCAGCCGTCACAGGGTGGAGTAAAACAGGATGTAGGCTGCGGACGACTTGACCGAAGACGAGGAGATTTCGGTCACTTCGTGGTCGTCGAACTTGTACCAGCGCTGCTTGGGGGAGTTCTTACAGTAGGCCGTGTAGTGGCCGCCGTCTAGGCCCCCGTAGTGATTCTGCAAGCGGACAGGAAGAGGGTTAATCTCGCTCCCGTCTACAGAAATCCCAAAGCCGCCTGGTCTACTTACAGAGACTCCGTAAAGGTTGTATCGCCTCAGGTTCTGCTTGGGTCCGATGACATACTGAGCCAGGTCCAGGCTGTCGAGCGGAAAATCTACAGACGTCTGTAGCTTTTGCTTCCATCTGCCTTCATAGGAGAACCTGCAGATGGCAGAAatccaaatttaaaaaaataaaaaaaagacggGGCCAAATTCCTCACGGCgctgagctgcagctgtgacCACGGACCGTTTTAGGTGCACCAGGACGATGGGAGGAACCTTCCAGATCTCCAGCTTCTTGGTGGAATCTCTGTGGGCTTTGCAGTGTCTGCAGAACACCTTGTTGTTGTCGGTGAGCTTTTCTTCTTTGGAGAACAACCTCAGACAGTCCTGCCGACATCAcagcagcattaaaaaaaacaaaatctttgaaTTATTACAAGCCTCGAGTTATTTTGACTGGTTAATTTGTACCCATTTTAGAATTATCCTTTTGTCTCTTCCTACGCCCATTTTGTACCAATTAGTTTACATATGTTATCATAGAAGGGAATTATGTGttataataaagtattttttggaatcacaaacaaaaatagtaataaaaatactcaaatattacatgtaattaattcaattgtaagttattaTTAGTAAAGCCACCCTGACAGGTATGAACCAACGCATTGTTGACACAAAACGTCCTACGGATGAAAAATCGTCCCACATTACCAAAGAAATGAAAAGGGGCAAAATGATCAACGGCCAACTTAGACACGTTATAAATCATCGGAAACAGTAGCTGACAGGTTTTTGCGAtgaaacgacaaaaaaaaaaaaaatacttaatttaaAGGCTTCAACTTTTGTTGTATaatagaggaaaaaaacattaaaaacaaagaaatgttgTTAAACTCGTATAAATGCGCGCAAACTTAAAGTAATACTTTGTCAAACTTCTTGTGAATTACATCGATAGCAATGAATCTGGTGGACTGAAAATAAAGTTTCCTTTATTCTTATCCTCTAGTTAAAGCCGTaggtcagaaaaaaagttacagAGGATCTCGTTGTACGAAGGCAGCAGTTGATAAAACTTATAAAAATATACTTTACCACAAAGTTAGCGCAGTCGCTAATGATCGAAAAAAATCAGCGATGTCATTAAATCGCAACTGATCAGAGAGGCAACCAAAAGATCCGCTCGACACGGAAGAAGACGCAGAGATTTCCAACCAGTGCTGCTTGTTCTCCACGTGTGAAAATCTGCGGTAATTTCCAGACGCCTGCATCTACGGATGTCAGGCACATTTCTGCTCGGGCACCAAAGACAACTACCCAGGCTTGGCTAAAAGCTCCCCACAGCTCGAAAAGCTATTGTCGGAGCAGAAACTGCACTGCACATAAagaacagtaggtggcagcaTTACGACGTGGGTTTACTTGTCTTCAGATGGAACTGAGATGAATGAAGTGATGAAAGCCAGTCGGTTTAACCCAAAACCTTGACTAGAAGGCTGAAGATAAGCGCGCGTTACACTTTTCAGCATCACAGTGAGTAAATCGTGCATCCAGGTCTacaaaataattactttatggCAGAGAAACTGAAGCTTCGGGCTCCGGCCGGCGTTGTGACTGACCTGCAGGGAGCACTTGCTGGTGGAGGCCAGAGGCAGCGACAGGTACATGAAGGTCTCAAACGTGCGCGACTTGCGGTGGCACGTCAGACACTGCACCGTGGACTTGAACTGGCCCTGGAACAGCGCTACGATGATGGACTCGTTCAGCAGCTTGTGCTTGCTCCAGGCCACGTTAGCCGCGGTCTGGTCGTCCAGATGGtcgttctcctcctccttgtaCCGCTTCCTGTTGTCGGCCTGACAACAGAGACGGGCAAAGGCAAAACAGAACTGAGCACAGCAGATTACGAACACGTGCCGTCATTTGTTCATCTAAAGCTGAAGGAAACGATCCGGATAATGACCGGCTTATACCGTGAACTTTACCCCTGCCTGGCCAAAGAGAAAGAGTTCAAAGCGCTGATTTCTTAACAGATCGTCATTCATCAGCTGAAACGTGGTGCGAGATAAAAACGAGGGAATTTCTTGGGTTAAATGGTAAAGAGTGATTAAGTGACCATGATCACAGATAAACGAGCCCCAGAGTCAAAACGTGCACCCAGGCGAGGACTCTGAAGCAACATCTGCACAGAAATAAACGTAAGCTTAGTGAAACATCTGCACGGTGACAGCATGCCGTAATCATCCCTAAAGAAGCCGGGCATACTGACGTGATGTACGCACTACAGGACTGTCTTTGAAAATTATAATATTGTGATAacgttctttattttctgtaatgcaattaaaaaacatgaaatgtcatacattctggattcattacaaatcaactgaaatatcgcaagccttttattgttttaatatcactgattacagcgtacagctgaagaaagctcaaaaatcctatctcaaaatattagaatatttcctcagaccaagtaaaaaaaaaaataacatcaaaacaaaatcaaatatttgaaaatgtccattaatgcactcagtacttggttgggaatccttttgcacagattactgcatcaatgcggcgtggcatggaggcaatcagcctgtggcattgctgaggtgttatggatgcccaggatgcttcaatagcggcctttagctcacgGCATGTGATGTACGCACTATATTCCCAGCAGTCTATGCTCACCTACCCACATAATGGAAATCAGGTATAATCTCCTCCGAGGCCACAGGTGCATAAAACCAAGCGCCTAGGCCTGCAGACCGGCTCTACGGACCTCTGGGAGAGAACGGGTCGCTCTCAGGGGCTCAGCGATTGCCGCGCTTCTCCGTCTGGCAATCTGATGGATGAGTGTGGGCTTGGAGAACAGTGCCGGTCTGACTATATTATCCATGCCAAGAGTAAAGTTTGCTGGTAGGGGGGTTCTGGTGTGAGGTTGTTTTTCAGAAGCTGGgctctgaatgcttcagcaaGATCCTTACAGGCATGGATGAGAGTTTGGAGTGGATGACCTTgacacagagtcctgacctcaacctggTTGAAACAGCtctgggatgaattagagcagaagactgagagccaggccttctcgtcCAGCGTCAGTGTCTGTCCTCACGAATGCTCTTAAGTCATGGCAGGCGCCACGTTTCTGCgttttggccaggcagtgtgCGGAAGCTGCATCTACATGCAGACCATCAATCCCACTATGAAAGGCTGGAAAATAtgcagcgccttgcaaaagtagtcttaccccttgaacatttttagattttgtcacAAAAGCACAAACCtccatttagtttatttagattttatatgAGCGATCAACCCAAAGTAGTTTAGAAGTGTCAGAAAAGTGCAGCATGACTCTCATCTCACGATAAAATCCAGAGCAACCAAATGCGTTCAGAAATCACCTAACCAGTAAACAGATTTCAGCTGCGTGTACTTTAAACTCTGAACAAATCCTTTGGTTCTGCCAAGGCCCTCAGAGGTGTGTTAGAGATCGTTTATGAGCTGCGAGGCTACCAGGATACGGTAGTCCACCTGAACGGACATGATGGGTGTAAAAGTGTTGTCTTTATCAAAAAGCTGAGAGATTGTTCAATTGCTGATGGAAACCCAGGTTTTCCCTCTGCAGTTTGCCAGCAGCCATGTGGGGGAAAGCACATGGAAGAAGATGAAGAGACTAGAAACGttcaatttctgaagaaattgaagaaggcgcccgcctggtggtgcgcgtaaccgtcaaagccAAAGCTTCTGAGTTCCTTGGTAGTAGGCTCTTATTGCTTggagattttaaatcaaatcttctgagtgaaaaggatttgtcttcatcaaaaccagccgacaggagaaggtctgaacgaagcagcatggaaaattggtgttattaaaaaacgattaaatacttcaatgtagcattaaaaaatgaaatatgtgaataaaaatgttaaaggcttcAATAAATGGtgaaatgtattgatttaaattcaaaaatacttatttaaagccaaaggaaaattaaatgttgggtaaaaatgtaaaccaaCCTCTGAAATTGCCATACCGGGTTTCGATACTGCAACCTCTTGATTGGTAGCAAAACACCTAACGCCCTGTACCAAAGACCAGTGCCATGGATAGCTCTGAATTAtggagaggtcaattgtgttgaAGAAGTGGTTTCTGGTTAATTTTGTCGCCAGGGTAACTGGAAATGgcatcaagtacaaaaagcccgctTCACAGCGTTGAGACaaacgttttgatgtatagtatgtgggggttgaccctacggttcggcctgtattaacggtgatggACCCTTATTAGGTGGATAGTATTAGGCTtcccatgcattttcaatgcataggcgggcgccttaTTAGAAAAGAGCGAGCCTCCCGCGTTGTTATGAAAGTAATCAGGAATGCCCAAAGTGGTGCAGAGCCGCTGTAGGACGGCGTTCAAACCCTTCCCTACTATGCACCGTCTTCTGTTGGTCTGTAACGTTATACATTCAAGTTTCTGACTGCTACGCTACAAAACATGACCAAGTTCAAGGAGTAGaagtacttttgcaaggcggTTCAAGTGGTATGTTATTCACAAGATcatcaaaaagtgtttttaaattattccaaGTGTGGAGAAGGGCTGAATGGACCGTGGACAGGGCCAACGTGACGGCGGAGGGGTTTGAACGACACACAGAAGGAATTTGCTGCAACGGCGACTGGGTTATGAGCCTTTCGCTCGTCCTGGCCCTCGCCCGGACTCCAAATGAATAGAACAAGTCGGATCAAATAACAAGTTCTGATGGATTTAtgaggtaaataaaataaacagctttaggaatttctttttgtttgcacACGAAGCGATGGGCATGTTTCGGGTCTACATGCGCAGAGGGTTCTGAAGTCAAACCAGACAGAGGCAAACACAGCAGGAGGACCAGAGGACGCACAGCAGCTAGTTACTTACTCGCTACATTGCCATCAAAATGATaccagtgggggaaaaaaaaacaaaaaaaacagacagacagaaaatgaTAGTCGACTAAGGTAAaactggcaaaaagtagcagaagGTAAACCGGGATTTAacgttttatctttggaacagcgTAACCCGGAGGCGCCCTACCTTGTTGAGGTCTTCGTGGAGCCCGTCCATCAGGAAGAGCAGCAGCTCCTGGGAGTCCTGCTGGTCGTAGCCCGCAAACTGATCGTTGATCTTCCCTATGGTGTTCTTGAAGTCCCGCGGGCTGATGCACTTGTACAGGCCCGCCCACAGGGCTTTCATGATCACCCCGAACTCCTCTGCGACCTCGCCTTTATGGCCGAGGATGTTGGACCTGCCGGAGAGAGGTGACGGTGGGATTGTGGTCGCGTGGTTTCACACCGAATCACGGGGGGCTCCCGCCTATTTGAGGCCTCACCTGTTGATGTCGCTAAGGTAGCCGTTGTTGTTAAAGTAATCGGCCATGCCCGGCGTGTTGCACAGGCACTGCAGGATGGAGTTCATGTAGCAGGTGTTCCCCAGGTTACGCAGACCGGTCAGCGACGCGCCCAGACCTCCGAACGACGGGTTCAGGTTGCGAATCTTAGCTGCAGACGGCCGCGCACTCTCCACTTTAGAATAAACCTTTACGCTGGGAGGTCTGGGGGGTGGAACGAGCACAGGGAAAGATGGATTTAACAGAGAGTAGACCGTATATGCAACCAGTCAACGTCTGTACAACAAAAAGCTGATTAAAACCGCATCCAGGTCGGGTTTGGAGTAACCATCGAGGTATTTTTGGTCATTACCGCGTAATATGCTAGAAAGCTGCGCACCTCTCTGGTATCGCTTATAAAACAGCTGCCATCCATTTTTGTTTGTCATCTCATATCTAACTCAGTATGCAATCACATCAACGTAGACAGCATAAATCACATCAACGTAGACAgcagtttttatcttttgtgaTCCCGTAGAGCATTCATCTAACAATATAGTActtgtttaaattaaacagatgttTAAACTCCCCAATAATTCTTCATACATGGAAGAAAATTGGTCTGTATATTGTTGAAGCCCACCACTTATTGATGGTTGCATTCATCCTTTTAAAGCAGTGAGCTGCTGTTTGGATTAAATACAACTCAGTTTACCTCACCATATGGAATAAATAATGCAAACTGCAAAGTAAATCTAACTAGAATAATGTTTTATGAACTATCTTTGGGCATATATGGTCAGTTTTGAACGGTAACACCAACAAATTCACTCTGGTACATGATGTGAAgtaaaataatgattaaaaatattctGCCATAATCTGACAGGACAAATTTGATCTGGAATCCCAAAACtgtcacttttttccccccgaaGTCTTTTAAAATTTACAAAGTTTAtgaagttttcttttgttttgttaaaagaacatgaaacatttttctaataaaaaataaataaatctaaactaGAAATCTGGTCAAATTCGATCCGAAGACAAAATGTATTAATCTTTATTGGGCAAATTAAGCCCAAAGTGCAACAATCATGTTAGAAACGTAAAGTCTCCTTTATAAAACAGCCAATTTAGCACAAACTGGCTAAATCTTTTACCATGAGGGTGTGAGCTTTTCTTACTTGGTGTCTCTGTTGACGGTGggtgtgacagcagcagcagcggcggcggcaggAGCAGCGGCCTTCTTCTGGGTCTCCTCCCTCAGTTCCTGGCTGATGTCCGGTGAGGAGTAGGAGCGCTTCAGCTTGGACTGCTCTCGCTCTCGCTCCTGGCTGGTGTCGGGCTCGGCGGGCCTGTGTGACCTGGGCTTGGCGGTGGGCGGGGTGGAGGGTGGGGTCTGAGGGACGGTGACCTCGGGGGGGTAAAGGTGGACGCGGTTTGTAGGGGAGTGGTAGTATCGGTAGGTGCCCGTCACTATGTCCAGGAACTAATCGGAAACAGGGGAAAAAGTTAACTTACGATTACATAAATAGGGATTTTATTTGACGGCATGTTTGAACTATAAATATCTGACACCTTCATCCAACCGTCGGGGAGGCCTGGCACACTCCTGCCCATCTCCTCACTCCTTGCTCTGGTCAGCGGCTCCCTCTGTGAACCAGACAGACAGTCGTTTTGCACAGCTGGAGAAAACGTCGAGCCTTCCCCAGAGAGGTCTATAAACTCCAGGAGAGCAACCATGACTTACCCAGGAGGTCACAAAGCTCATAACCTGGAGCTCTATGGCCATTTTGGGTCacgcagcaggacaatgatccaacaAACACCAGCAAATCTACCTCCACATGACTCCAATGAAGCAAAACGACGGctttaaaatggcctagtcaaagcccgggCGGGAACGTCTCACCTTGATTTCGCTGACGATGTGGTTGGGAGCCGGGGAATCCAGGGACATGCTCTTTGAAGGCGTGTCGGGGTTTTGTTCTTTCCCCCTCCTCTCGCCGTCATCCCACGCTTTGTTCTccttgtcctcctcctcctccgccgccTTCTGCCTCTCCAGCCTCTTCTTCTCCTGGTgccttttctcctcctcctcctcctccttcctcctcctctcgctctcctccctctccttctGCTCCTTCTCCCGCCTCTCCTCCTCCGAGCGGCGCTCCTGGTTGCGCCGGTCCTGCTCCTGCCGCGCCTTCTCCCTGGCGGCCACCACCTCGGAGTGGATCTGCTGCTGTTCGTCTTTGGACAGAGAGTTGCCGGCGCTGAGGGGAGGCTTGGCGGAGCGGTCGGGGATGAAGGGGCCGTTCTGGCCGCTCTTGGTCTGGTCGGACGCCGGCACCGACGGTTTCTTGGCTCGGTCGAACTGCAACGGACAGCGTGAGGAAGAAACGACTGAATTCAAATTCAGATTCACTTTATTAGCCATTTGCAGTTTTACCTgcattggaaaaaaatgtgcaagtaTCTCAGAGTGCAGAGTCAACGTAAACACATCAGAGGACACAACATAGAAAACAGAGATACAAAGCCACATGAAGcctcaatattaaaaaaaaaatgcccatataaaagtaaaaatactgtacaataaaatccatacatacatacatacaagtgCCTAGTTTAAGATGCTTTGTTCAAAGCAATCACAGCTTGTGGGAAGAAGCTGTGTAAATGGCGATCAGTAGTACATTTTGCAGAACGATACCTTCTCCCTGAGGGAAGCATCTCAAAGAAAGCCCTTGCTGGATGGCCTGAGGCATCATTAGCCAGCTGTAAAGCTCGATTCAATACTCTAGCCTTATATGTGAACTCAAGGAGCGGAAGAGTGCAGCCAATAATTCTGCTGGCTGAGCAAACCACTTTATTCAAGgccttcttctctttttgaatGAGATTACCAAACCACACAGTAATACAACTGGTTAGGACACTCTCAATTACACAATagtaaaaattcaataaaatcttAGTATTCTGAGTAAACTCTCGAAGCCTacgtaaaaagaaaaggcgctGTCTCGCTTTCTTAGCAATATTAGTCGTATTAGAGCTCCAATTCAAGTCATGAGAAAGAGTCACACccaaaaatttacatttcttaaTAATCTGCACATCAGAATCATGAATAGCAATAGGTGACTGAATCCTATTGTGacaaaaatcaataacaagTTCACATGTTTTTGAAGTGTTCAAAAGAAAGTTATTTTCATTACT comes from Fundulus heteroclitus isolate FHET01 chromosome 4, MU-UCD_Fhet_4.1, whole genome shotgun sequence and encodes:
- the usp8 gene encoding ubiquitin carboxyl-terminal hydrolase 8; the protein is MPAVSTGAKELYLSTSLGELNKKAEIKPDKTSTRSYVQSACKLFKAAEECRLDRDEEKAYVLYMKYLTVYDIIKKRPDFKQQPDYYMTMLGANSFKKAIEEAEKLSESLKLRYEEVEVRKQLEEKERLEEKKKREEVREKDGRNSPKASTINKKDSKKVKGEQNELKSVITKAAQPAGGVTAEKLFNMMKDQSISLLVMDARSLRDFEESHIQVPTQTCVSVPEEAISPGITVNQIEAKLPDASKDLWKRRGLVDYVVLLDWFSSASDLKLGTTLQSLKDAIFKWDSLTIMRSEPLVLEGGYENWLLFYPMYTTNAKVRPPRQTIINSLPQLNFSYPSLEEPKPPTPAQPEPEVSSEPQEPPAPALVNGVSPAEPPASKTSAVADRLPDAVDTPITGSATPGLDLNKKDPAASQSPATARTFPQFDRAKKPSVPASDQTKSGQNGPFIPDRSAKPPLSAGNSLSKDEQQQIHSEVVAAREKARQEQDRRNQERRSEEERREKEQKEREESERRRKEEEEEEKRHQEKKRLERQKAAEEEEDKENKAWDDGERRGKEQNPDTPSKSMSLDSPAPNHIVSEIKREPLTRARSEEMGRSVPGLPDGWMKFLDIVTGTYRYYHSPTNRVHLYPPEVTVPQTPPSTPPTAKPRSHRPAEPDTSQEREREQSKLKRSYSSPDISQELREETQKKAAAPAAAAAAAVTPTVNRDTKPPSVKVYSKVESARPSAAKIRNLNPSFGGLGASLTGLRNLGNTCYMNSILQCLCNTPGMADYFNNNGYLSDINRSNILGHKGEVAEEFGVIMKALWAGLYKCISPRDFKNTIGKINDQFAGYDQQDSQELLLFLMDGLHEDLNKADNRKRYKEEENDHLDDQTAANVAWSKHKLLNESIIVALFQGQFKSTVQCLTCHRKSRTFETFMYLSLPLASTSKCSLQDCLRLFSKEEKLTDNNKVFCRHCKAHRDSTKKLEIWKVPPIVLVHLKRFSYEGRWKQKLQTSVDFPLDSLDLAQYVIGPKQNLRRYNLYGVSNHYGGLDGGHYTAYCKNSPKQRWYKFDDHEVTEISSSSVKSSAAYILFYSTL